In Cupriavidus basilensis, the following proteins share a genomic window:
- a CDS encoding LysR substrate-binding domain-containing protein: MDLAELEIFRAVALEESVTRAAKTLDRVQSNVTTRVKQLEEELGVALFLRDSKRMTLTPQGQRFLGYAERLLALAEEARQSMRGDAPSGTLRVGSMESSAASRLPRPLARYHGKWPDVRIEIQTGTTQALIDALLAHRIDCAVVAHPADGVPDTLDMDVLGPGLEGTFLFSEELLLVLPHSHPPVRTPQDIQLRSLATFSRGCTYRLCAEDWLASGEGPRLALNVLELASYHAILACVTAGSAVAILPKSLLALHPDAASLQTVPVRVAHTLLVRRSGFATSAYAAFLQELQHG; encoded by the coding sequence GTGGATCTGGCCGAACTTGAGATTTTCCGAGCCGTTGCGCTTGAAGAAAGCGTCACGCGGGCTGCCAAGACCCTGGACCGCGTGCAGTCGAACGTCACCACGCGCGTCAAGCAGCTCGAAGAGGAACTCGGCGTCGCCCTGTTCCTGCGCGACAGCAAGCGCATGACCTTGACGCCGCAAGGGCAGCGCTTCCTGGGCTACGCCGAGCGGCTGCTGGCGCTGGCCGAAGAAGCCCGCCAATCCATGCGCGGCGATGCGCCCTCGGGTACGTTGCGCGTGGGCAGCATGGAAAGCTCGGCCGCGAGCCGGCTGCCCCGCCCGCTGGCTCGCTATCACGGCAAATGGCCGGACGTGCGGATCGAGATCCAGACCGGCACCACGCAAGCCTTGATCGACGCACTGCTGGCGCATCGCATCGACTGCGCCGTGGTGGCCCATCCCGCCGATGGCGTCCCGGACACGCTCGACATGGACGTGCTCGGCCCCGGCCTGGAAGGCACGTTCCTGTTCTCCGAAGAACTGCTGCTGGTGCTGCCGCACAGCCATCCGCCGGTGCGTACGCCGCAGGACATCCAGCTGCGCAGCCTGGCCACGTTCTCGCGCGGCTGCACGTACCGCCTGTGTGCCGAGGACTGGCTCGCCAGCGGCGAAGGCCCACGGCTGGCGCTGAACGTGCTGGAACTGGCGTCTTACCACGCGATCCTGGCCTGCGTGACGGCGGGCTCGGCAGTGGCCATCCTGCCGAAGTCGCTGCTGGCGCTGCACCCCGATGCCGCAAGCCTGCAAACCGTGCCCGTGCGAGTCGCGCACACCTTGCTGGTGCGCCGTTCGGGTTTTGCCACGTCGGCATACGCGGCGTTTCTCCAGGAGCTGCAGCATGGCTAG
- a CDS encoding YbfB/YjiJ family MFS transporter, whose product MARIRTVTAAPQSFGKTMAPWMPSLAAALVLAVGMGFGRFAFTGMYPLMVRDGLLSVSAGSLAASANYAGYLVGALAVSRMPQRVAPRFCRIALFGTALCLLALAVPAAPWFFIGVRFLAGVLSAIALICASVWLFQVVGHPHGAPLLFSGVGAGILLSAELIAAGNLAGWHSPLLWLAIGGGAAVLSALAWPYLAGRVPAPQPHATATDEANANGPGPWPLVGSYGLAGFGYIVTATYLPLFVRDALGHIDPIHIWAAFGLGAAPSCFLWHALHGRLGTRRALALNLLVQAVGVILPALSHSAVAYLASALLVGGTFVGTVTIAMPAAKRVAHRVTFNLLAIMTAAYGVGQIAGPLVSDALMAHSHGFSGPLAAAAAALLASAAFCFL is encoded by the coding sequence ATGGCTAGGATCCGGACCGTCACAGCAGCGCCGCAGTCCTTTGGCAAGACCATGGCGCCATGGATGCCCTCACTGGCCGCCGCGCTGGTGCTGGCGGTGGGCATGGGCTTCGGGCGCTTTGCGTTTACCGGCATGTATCCGCTGATGGTGCGCGACGGCCTGCTGAGCGTCAGCGCCGGCTCGCTGGCCGCGTCCGCCAACTATGCCGGCTATCTCGTGGGCGCCCTCGCGGTCAGCCGCATGCCGCAGCGCGTTGCGCCACGCTTTTGCCGCATCGCCCTCTTCGGCACCGCCCTGTGCCTGCTGGCGCTGGCAGTGCCGGCCGCGCCCTGGTTCTTTATCGGTGTGCGCTTCCTGGCGGGCGTGCTCAGCGCCATCGCGCTGATCTGCGCGTCCGTGTGGCTGTTCCAGGTGGTAGGACATCCGCATGGCGCGCCGCTGTTGTTCTCGGGCGTCGGTGCCGGCATCCTGCTGTCCGCCGAGCTCATTGCCGCCGGCAACCTGGCCGGTTGGCACAGCCCTTTGCTGTGGCTTGCCATCGGCGGTGGCGCCGCCGTGCTGAGCGCGCTGGCATGGCCGTATCTTGCGGGCCGCGTGCCGGCACCCCAGCCGCATGCCACTGCCACGGACGAGGCCAATGCCAACGGGCCTGGTCCGTGGCCGCTGGTGGGCAGCTACGGGCTGGCGGGGTTCGGCTACATCGTCACGGCGACCTACCTGCCGCTCTTTGTGCGCGACGCGCTCGGCCACATCGACCCGATCCATATCTGGGCAGCGTTCGGGCTTGGCGCGGCACCTTCGTGCTTTCTCTGGCACGCGCTGCACGGCCGCCTCGGCACCCGGCGCGCACTCGCGCTCAACCTGCTGGTGCAGGCGGTGGGCGTGATCCTGCCCGCGCTCAGCCACTCGGCCGTGGCCTACCTGGCTAGCGCGCTGCTGGTGGGCGGCACCTTCGTTGGCACCGTGACCATCGCCATGCCCGCCGCGAAACGCGTGGCCCACCGCGTGACATTCAACCTGCTCGCCATCATGACCGCCGCCTATGGCGTAGGCCAGATCGCCGGCCCGCTGGTATCCGATGCGCTGATGGCGCACAGCCATGGCTTCAGCGGCCCGCTTGCCGCCGCCGCTGCCGCGCTGCTGGCATCTGCCGCCTTCTGCTTCCTGTGA
- a CDS encoding efflux RND transporter permease subunit → MWIVRLALSRPYTFVVLALCLLLAAPLVLLRTPTDIFPAIDIPVVSVVWTYNGLSAEDMARRIVTGYERSLTNSVDDIEHIESQSLAGVAVIKIFFHPGADINRAIAETSSGAQSMLRNMPPGTTPPLILSYSASTVPILRLALASDQLPEQQLYDLGNNFIRTQLATVQGASVPLPYGGKVRQVMVDLDTRALQARGLAPLDVVNAINAQNLVLPGGTAKIGALEYRVDLNGSTATVAGLNNLPVKSSPGGTVYVRDVAQVRDGYAPQTNVVRRDGKRAALLEIEKSGNTSTLSIIAQVKAMLPRIMAGLPSSLRVQPVSDQSVFVTSAIHGVLHEALIAACLTAAMILLFLGSWRATLIIAISIPLSVLAALMALSALGETLNIMTLGGLALAVGVLVDDATVAIENITHHRELGKPLEQAILEGSAQIAVPTLVSTLSICIVFLPMFLLTGVARYLFVPMAEAVVFAMAASYFFSRTLIPTLAHYLLRGERNDEHNDAVQARGPSRLRRACARLQARFEHGFEGVRTRYAATLAAALRHPRRLAAAFLACCAASMALVPFLGQDFFPSVDSGEIRLHMRARTGTRIEETARIADAVENRIRAAIGPDQVAGIIDNIGLPVSGINLTYDSALPIGTSDAEILVSLKPGHSATAGYVDQLGSLLPKAFPGVSFSFLPADIVSQILNFGLPAPIDIQVVGNQLAANREVAQKLLGQLRAVPGLADVHIQQPDDQPALTVNVDRTRALQAGLSQREVAQNLLISLSGSGQTSPNFWLNPRNGVSYPLMVSVPQSAMGSLQSLSNIPMGLGAATPGSGSGGDLLGSLGNVERSSQQGVVSHYNVQPVIDIFGSVRGRDLGAVAGDLGRIVDAARKTLPPGSELVVRGQVQTMHASFAGLLSGLAIAVVLVYLLMVVNFQSWLDPLAIIGGLPGALAGMAWMLFVTRTTISVPALTGAIMCIGIATANSILVISLARELRAAGMAPLEAALQAGIGRFRPVVMTALAMLIGMIPMALGAGDAGAQNAPLGRAVIGGLACGTVATLVLVPTLFALLHRWLAARAPAPIPVPELHPALGLDQKGPA, encoded by the coding sequence ATGTGGATTGTCAGGCTCGCGCTGAGCCGCCCCTACACCTTTGTGGTGCTGGCGTTGTGCTTGCTGCTGGCCGCCCCGCTGGTGCTGCTGCGCACGCCCACCGATATCTTTCCGGCCATCGACATCCCGGTGGTCAGCGTGGTGTGGACCTACAACGGCCTGTCCGCCGAGGACATGGCGCGGCGCATCGTCACCGGCTACGAACGCTCGCTGACCAACAGCGTGGATGATATCGAGCATATCGAGTCGCAGTCGCTCGCCGGGGTGGCGGTGATCAAGATCTTCTTCCACCCCGGCGCCGACATCAACCGCGCGATTGCCGAGACCTCGTCGGGCGCGCAATCGATGCTGCGCAACATGCCGCCGGGCACCACGCCGCCGCTGATCCTGAGCTACAGCGCCTCCACCGTGCCGATCCTGCGGCTGGCGCTGGCCAGCGACCAACTGCCCGAGCAGCAGCTTTACGACCTGGGCAACAACTTCATCCGCACGCAACTGGCTACGGTGCAAGGCGCGTCGGTGCCGCTGCCTTACGGCGGCAAGGTGCGCCAGGTGATGGTGGATCTCGATACGCGCGCGCTGCAGGCACGCGGCCTGGCGCCACTGGACGTGGTCAACGCCATCAATGCGCAAAACCTGGTGCTGCCCGGAGGCACCGCCAAGATCGGCGCGCTCGAATACCGGGTCGACCTGAACGGCAGCACGGCCACCGTGGCCGGCCTCAACAACCTGCCTGTCAAGAGCAGCCCCGGCGGCACGGTCTATGTGCGCGACGTGGCCCAGGTGCGCGACGGCTACGCGCCGCAGACCAACGTGGTGCGCCGCGACGGCAAGCGCGCCGCGCTGCTGGAGATCGAGAAAAGCGGCAACACCTCCACGCTGTCCATCATCGCCCAGGTCAAGGCCATGCTGCCGCGCATCATGGCCGGGCTGCCGTCTTCGCTGCGGGTGCAGCCGGTGTCGGACCAGTCGGTCTTTGTTACCTCCGCCATCCACGGCGTGCTGCACGAAGCGCTGATCGCCGCCTGCCTGACCGCCGCGATGATCTTGCTGTTCCTGGGCAGCTGGCGCGCCACGCTGATCATCGCGATCTCGATCCCGCTCTCTGTGCTGGCCGCGCTGATGGCGCTCAGCGCGCTCGGCGAGACGCTCAATATCATGACGCTGGGCGGGCTGGCGCTGGCGGTGGGCGTGCTGGTGGACGACGCCACCGTAGCCATCGAGAACATCACCCACCACCGCGAGCTGGGCAAGCCGCTGGAGCAGGCGATCCTGGAAGGGTCGGCGCAGATCGCCGTGCCCACGCTGGTATCCACGCTGTCGATCTGCATCGTGTTCCTGCCGATGTTCCTGCTCACCGGCGTGGCGCGTTACCTGTTCGTGCCGATGGCCGAGGCCGTGGTGTTCGCCATGGCGGCGTCCTACTTCTTCTCGCGCACGCTGATTCCTACGCTGGCGCATTACCTGCTGCGTGGCGAACGCAACGACGAACACAACGACGCCGTGCAAGCGCGCGGCCCAAGCCGCTTGCGCCGCGCCTGCGCACGGCTGCAGGCGCGCTTTGAACACGGGTTCGAAGGCGTCCGCACGCGCTACGCCGCTACCCTCGCTGCAGCACTGCGCCACCCCAGGCGGCTGGCCGCGGCCTTCCTGGCCTGCTGCGCCGCATCGATGGCGCTGGTGCCCTTCCTGGGGCAGGATTTCTTCCCCAGCGTGGACAGCGGCGAGATCCGCCTGCACATGCGCGCACGCACGGGCACCCGCATCGAGGAAACCGCGCGCATCGCCGATGCGGTGGAGAACCGCATCCGCGCGGCCATCGGCCCGGACCAGGTGGCCGGGATCATCGACAACATCGGCCTGCCTGTCAGCGGCATCAACCTGACCTATGACTCAGCGCTGCCGATCGGCACGTCGGACGCCGAGATCCTGGTGTCCCTGAAGCCCGGCCACAGCGCCACGGCAGGCTACGTGGACCAGCTCGGCAGCTTGCTGCCCAAGGCATTCCCCGGCGTGAGCTTCTCCTTCCTGCCGGCCGATATCGTCAGCCAGATCCTGAATTTCGGGCTGCCAGCGCCGATCGATATCCAGGTGGTGGGCAACCAGCTGGCAGCCAATCGCGAGGTGGCGCAGAAGCTGCTCGGCCAGTTGCGCGCGGTGCCGGGGCTGGCCGATGTGCATATCCAGCAGCCGGACGACCAGCCTGCGCTGACGGTGAATGTGGACCGCACCCGCGCACTGCAGGCCGGGCTATCGCAACGCGAGGTGGCGCAGAACCTGCTGATTTCACTCTCCGGCAGCGGCCAGACCTCACCCAACTTCTGGCTCAATCCGCGCAACGGCGTGAGCTATCCGCTGATGGTGTCGGTGCCGCAGTCCGCCATGGGCTCGCTGCAGTCGCTGTCCAACATTCCAATGGGACTTGGCGCCGCCACGCCGGGCTCCGGCAGCGGCGGCGACCTGCTCGGCTCGCTCGGCAACGTGGAGCGCTCCAGCCAGCAAGGCGTGGTGTCGCACTACAACGTGCAGCCTGTGATCGACATTTTCGGTTCGGTGCGCGGGCGCGATCTTGGTGCGGTGGCGGGCGACCTCGGCCGCATCGTCGATGCCGCGCGCAAGACACTGCCGCCCGGCTCCGAGCTGGTGGTGCGTGGACAGGTGCAGACCATGCACGCCTCTTTCGCGGGGCTGCTTAGCGGCCTGGCGATTGCGGTAGTGCTGGTGTATCTGCTGATGGTGGTGAACTTCCAGTCCTGGCTTGACCCGCTGGCCATCATCGGCGGCCTGCCGGGCGCGCTGGCGGGCATGGCGTGGATGCTGTTTGTCACGCGCACCACCATCAGCGTACCGGCGCTGACCGGGGCCATCATGTGCATCGGCATCGCCACCGCCAACAGCATCCTGGTGATCAGCCTGGCGCGCGAACTGCGCGCGGCGGGCATGGCGCCCCTCGAGGCGGCGCTGCAGGCCGGCATCGGGCGCTTCCGTCCAGTGGTGATGACCGCACTGGCCATGCTGATCGGCATGATCCCGATGGCGCTTGGCGCGGGCGATGCCGGCGCGCAGAACGCCCCGCTCGGCCGCGCCGTGATCGGCGGGCTGGCCTGCGGCACCGTCGCCACGCTGGTGCTGGTGCCCACCCTGTTTGCGCTGCTGCACCGGTGGCTTGCCGCTCGTGCGCCGGCCCCCATCCCCGTCCCTGAATTGCATCCCGCTCTCGGTCTCGACCAGAAAGGCCCGGCATGA
- a CDS encoding helix-turn-helix domain-containing protein, translating into MTILVRLDVLLAERKMKSRELAQYIGITEPNLSLLKSGKVKGIRFDTLEKICEALNCQPGDLLEYRADTPGEDQA; encoded by the coding sequence ATGACTATCCTCGTCCGGCTTGACGTCCTGCTTGCTGAGCGCAAGATGAAATCGCGCGAGCTCGCCCAGTACATCGGGATCACCGAGCCCAATCTCTCCTTGCTGAAATCCGGCAAGGTCAAGGGCATCCGTTTCGATACGCTGGAGAAAATCTGCGAGGCGCTGAATTGCCAGCCGGGCGACCTGCTGGAGTACCGCGCCGATACGCCTGGCGAAGATCAGGCCTGA
- a CDS encoding heavy metal response regulator transcription factor, protein MRILVVEDEPKTGEYLRKGLTESSFVVDLAVTGADGLHQALEVVYDLIILDVMLPGMNGWDVLKQLREHKDTPVLFLTARDEVEDRVRGLELGGDDYLAKPFAFVELLARVRTLLRRGPVREADRIEIEDLEIDLIRHRVTRAGRRIELTPREFSLLHFLARRHTEVLSRTQIASHVWDMNFDSDTNVVDVAVRRLRAKMDDDFQPKLIHTVRGMGYVLERREA, encoded by the coding sequence ATGAGAATTCTGGTGGTGGAGGACGAGCCCAAGACGGGCGAGTACCTGCGCAAGGGGCTGACCGAATCGTCCTTCGTGGTCGACCTGGCGGTGACCGGCGCCGACGGCCTGCACCAGGCGCTGGAGGTGGTGTACGACCTGATCATCCTTGACGTGATGCTGCCGGGCATGAATGGCTGGGATGTGCTCAAGCAACTGCGCGAGCACAAGGACACGCCGGTGCTGTTCCTGACCGCGCGCGATGAAGTGGAGGACCGCGTGCGCGGGCTGGAGCTGGGCGGCGACGACTATCTGGCCAAGCCCTTCGCCTTTGTCGAGCTGCTGGCGCGGGTGCGCACCTTGCTGCGGCGCGGCCCGGTGCGCGAAGCCGACCGCATCGAGATCGAAGACCTTGAGATCGACCTGATCCGTCACCGCGTGACGCGCGCCGGCCGGCGCATCGAGCTGACGCCGCGTGAGTTCTCCCTGCTGCATTTCCTGGCGCGCCGTCACACCGAGGTGCTGAGCCGTACCCAGATCGCCTCCCATGTCTGGGACATGAACTTCGATAGCGATACCAATGTGGTGGATGTGGCGGTGCGGCGCCTGCGCGCCAAGATGGACGACGATTTCCAGCCCAAGCTGATCCACACCGTGCGTGGCATGGGCTATGTGCTGGAGCGCCGGGAAGCCTGA
- a CDS encoding LysE family translocator: MDALTSTLAIGGALALGAVSPGPSFVMVARAAIARSRADALYMALGMGLGGVVFAAAALLGLKLLLAAVPWLYMAMKAGGGIYLVYLGVRIWRGASAPLAMAAGAAEGGQAPGTGRGRALLSGFATQLSNPKTAVVYASVFAALLPAEVPASLLLALPLMVFAIETGWYAIVAIALSCARPRAFYLRFKLWLDRAAGGVMALLGIRLLTSLRQ; the protein is encoded by the coding sequence ATGGACGCACTCACATCCACATTGGCCATTGGCGGCGCGCTGGCGCTCGGCGCGGTCAGCCCCGGCCCGAGCTTCGTCATGGTGGCCCGCGCCGCCATTGCCCGCTCCCGCGCCGATGCGCTCTACATGGCGCTGGGCATGGGGCTGGGCGGCGTGGTGTTTGCCGCGGCCGCGCTGCTCGGGCTCAAGCTGTTGCTGGCGGCGGTGCCCTGGCTGTACATGGCGATGAAGGCGGGCGGCGGCATCTACCTGGTGTATCTGGGCGTGCGCATCTGGCGCGGCGCCAGCGCGCCCCTGGCGATGGCGGCCGGCGCGGCAGAAGGCGGTCAAGCGCCCGGCACCGGGCGCGGCCGTGCCTTGCTGAGCGGTTTCGCCACGCAGCTGAGCAACCCCAAGACGGCGGTGGTCTACGCCAGCGTGTTTGCCGCGCTGTTGCCCGCCGAGGTGCCGGCCTCGCTGCTGCTGGCGCTGCCGCTGATGGTCTTTGCCATCGAGACGGGCTGGTACGCGATCGTGGCGATCGCGCTCTCCTGCGCCAGGCCGCGTGCCTTCTACCTGCGCTTCAAGCTGTGGCTGGATCGCGCCGCCGGCGGGGTAATGGCGCTGCTCGGCATCCGGCTGCTCACGTCGCTGCGCCAGTAG
- a CDS encoding heavy metal sensor histidine kinase, whose product MRSLSLTARLALAFGLVAAIVFGGAGAYLYRALAMQVIERDDAELLRKVARARAELMEQGARPDSDWREVAGVVSGNDEFALVVRAAGGAVLLAANAGEGPPALEPVAPAAQLGPEAIRAWTTRQGYPVHGVQALVPVGPGTAGTGAATRTLAFTLYQTAISRTTLLRAYRAKLLLTGLLGTLAVAGLGYLVLRAGMAPLRRIAAGASSVTVRRLALPVDPARLPPELAELAAALQQMMDRLRDGFERLSQFSADLAHDFRTPIGNLLGQSQVALSSERSADEYQALLASNIEEYERLARMIENMLFLARAENARVAVNPVRLDLARELGALSDYFEGLAEASGVAIAVDGGGAVLADPLLLRRAVSNLVANAIRYTPAGQTVVMAARTGPAGSRIEVRNPGAGIAPEHLPKLFDRFFRGDPARANSGESAGIGLAIVKSIMDLHHGHVEVESEVGGTTVFRLLFPPSMADPASQGAAATATGAAT is encoded by the coding sequence ATGCGCAGTCTCTCGCTTACTGCCCGCCTGGCGCTGGCCTTTGGCCTGGTGGCCGCGATCGTGTTCGGCGGCGCGGGTGCTTACCTTTACCGCGCGCTGGCCATGCAGGTGATCGAGCGCGACGACGCGGAACTGCTGCGCAAGGTGGCGCGCGCGAGGGCCGAGTTGATGGAGCAGGGCGCCCGGCCCGACAGCGACTGGCGGGAAGTGGCCGGCGTGGTGTCCGGCAACGACGAGTTTGCGCTGGTGGTGCGCGCCGCTGGCGGCGCCGTGCTGCTTGCGGCCAATGCCGGCGAAGGGCCGCCCGCCTTGGAGCCGGTGGCGCCCGCTGCGCAGCTCGGGCCCGAAGCGATCCGTGCCTGGACCACGCGGCAGGGTTACCCGGTGCACGGCGTGCAGGCGCTGGTTCCTGTCGGTCCAGGTACTGCCGGCACTGGCGCCGCCACGCGGACGCTGGCCTTCACGCTCTACCAGACCGCCATTTCCCGCACCACGTTGCTGCGCGCATACCGCGCGAAACTGCTGTTGACAGGGCTGCTGGGCACGCTGGCCGTGGCCGGGCTTGGCTACCTGGTGCTGCGCGCCGGCATGGCGCCGCTGCGGCGCATCGCCGCCGGGGCATCGTCGGTCACGGTGCGGCGGCTCGCGCTGCCGGTCGACCCGGCGCGGCTGCCGCCCGAACTGGCGGAACTGGCTGCGGCCCTGCAACAGATGATGGACCGGTTGCGGGATGGGTTCGAACGCCTGTCGCAGTTTTCCGCGGACCTGGCGCACGACTTCCGCACGCCCATCGGCAACCTGCTCGGGCAGAGCCAGGTCGCGCTGTCTAGCGAGCGCAGCGCCGACGAATACCAGGCGCTGCTGGCGTCCAATATCGAGGAATATGAACGCCTGGCCCGCATGATCGAGAACATGCTGTTCCTTGCGCGGGCCGAGAACGCCCGCGTGGCGGTCAACCCGGTGCGCCTGGACCTGGCGCGCGAACTGGGCGCGCTGTCCGACTATTTCGAGGGGCTGGCGGAGGCGAGCGGCGTGGCGATCGCGGTGGATGGCGGGGGCGCCGTGCTGGCTGATCCGCTGTTGCTGCGGCGCGCGGTCAGCAACCTGGTGGCCAATGCCATCCGCTACACACCCGCCGGGCAGACGGTGGTGATGGCGGCACGCACCGGCCCCGCAGGCAGCCGTATCGAAGTGCGCAACCCCGGGGCCGGCATCGCGCCGGAACACCTGCCCAAGCTGTTCGATCGCTTCTTTCGCGGCGATCCTGCCCGCGCCAACTCGGGCGAGTCGGCGGGCATCGGCCTGGCCATCGTGAAGTCCATCATGGACTTGCACCATGGGCACGTTGAGGTGGAGTCCGAAGTCGGGGGAACCACGGTCTTCAGGCTGCTGTTTCCGCCGAGCATGGCGGATCCCGCGTCTCAGGGTGCCGCTGCCACTGCTACTGGCGCAGCGACGTGA
- a CDS encoding DUF2975 domain-containing protein, translating into MPPPLSLPLPADGALMRVSVIARRMQWLTLWCAVVTTAGLIAFWFLLSDAELDRNLRTFLAGPAPGGQLLVSMPYRLLGLAITSVATALLVSGLMQAHRLFAALAGGAVLTLETAVRLRRVALVVTAFSVVVPLTKTLLAMTLASTAANGPYMVVIITFGDVMLGLLLAIAWAMVEAARVAQENEGFV; encoded by the coding sequence ATGCCGCCCCCCCTTTCCCTTCCCTTGCCCGCTGATGGCGCCCTAATGCGCGTTAGCGTCATCGCGCGCCGCATGCAGTGGCTGACACTGTGGTGCGCCGTCGTGACGACGGCGGGGCTGATCGCCTTCTGGTTCTTGCTTTCCGATGCGGAGCTGGACCGGAACCTGCGCACGTTCCTGGCCGGGCCTGCGCCAGGCGGGCAGTTGCTGGTGTCGATGCCGTACCGGCTGCTCGGGCTGGCCATCACGAGCGTGGCCACGGCTTTGCTGGTCAGTGGACTGATGCAAGCGCACAGGCTGTTCGCGGCCCTGGCGGGCGGCGCGGTCCTTACCCTGGAGACGGCCGTACGCCTGCGCCGCGTGGCGCTGGTGGTGACGGCGTTCAGCGTGGTGGTTCCGCTCACCAAGACGCTGCTGGCCATGACCCTGGCCAGCACGGCTGCCAACGGCCCCTACATGGTGGTGATCATCACCTTTGGCGACGTGATGCTGGGCTTGCTGCTGGCCATCGCCTGGGCAATGGTCGAGGCCGCGCGCGTCGCGCAGGAGAATGAAGGCTTTGTTTGA
- a CDS encoding DUF4156 domain-containing protein: MTIRTIAGVAWIGACYALAGCAPTQLSSPAASAVRITHNEPAAGCTYLGDVTGSQGDFVRGAITANADLETGARNDIKNKAAAMGGNLVYLLTQRAGQTGSKDRLEQTNVTLSGNVYRCASPGAH; this comes from the coding sequence ATGACCATCAGGACAATCGCAGGCGTTGCATGGATCGGGGCATGCTACGCGCTTGCCGGCTGTGCGCCAACGCAGCTCTCCAGCCCGGCCGCATCGGCGGTCAGGATCACCCACAACGAGCCTGCCGCGGGATGCACCTATCTTGGCGACGTGACCGGCAGCCAGGGCGATTTTGTGCGGGGCGCCATCACGGCCAATGCGGATCTGGAAACCGGTGCACGCAACGACATCAAGAACAAGGCAGCGGCAATGGGTGGCAACCTGGTGTACCTGCTCACCCAGCGCGCAGGCCAGACCGGCAGCAAGGATCGCCTGGAGCAAACCAACGTGACGCTGTCGGGCAACGTGTATCGCTGCGCGTCCCCGGGCGCGCACTAG
- a CDS encoding NAD(P)H-dependent flavin oxidoreductase, with product MTDPIHATQPRSLLSRLGLAAPIIQAPMAGVSTPALAAAVSNAGGLGSLGVGAMDAEGARKTIRETRALTDKPFNINLFCHAPAVANPAREAQWLAYLAPSFAEFGATPPASLREIYTSFVADDAMFAMLLEERPAVVSFHFGLPAQAWIDALHAAGIFLMATATSLDEARQIAAAGVDAIVAQGVEAGGHRGTFKPEGHDEGLGTLALVRLLVRHTALPVIATGGIMDGAGIAAALALGAQAAQLGTAFVACPETVADAPYRAALLADRPASTTLTRSISGRAARGFANRLTALGEAADRPAIPDYPITYDAGKALHAAAKARGNADYAAQWAGQAAPLARALPAAQLVATLREELAQTIAALSGAGFGAN from the coding sequence ATGACCGACCCCATCCACGCCACGCAACCACGCTCGCTGCTCTCCCGGCTCGGCCTTGCCGCCCCGATCATCCAGGCGCCAATGGCAGGCGTCAGCACACCGGCGCTTGCCGCGGCAGTGTCGAATGCCGGCGGCCTGGGCTCGCTCGGCGTCGGCGCCATGGACGCCGAGGGCGCCCGCAAGACCATCCGCGAAACCCGTGCGCTGACGGACAAGCCCTTCAACATCAACCTGTTCTGCCACGCTCCCGCCGTCGCCAACCCTGCGCGCGAGGCGCAATGGCTGGCCTACCTGGCGCCGAGCTTCGCCGAATTCGGCGCCACGCCGCCCGCCAGCCTGCGCGAGATCTACACCAGCTTTGTCGCCGACGACGCCATGTTCGCGATGCTGCTGGAGGAGCGGCCCGCGGTAGTGAGCTTCCATTTCGGCCTGCCGGCGCAGGCCTGGATCGACGCGCTGCACGCCGCCGGCATCTTCCTGATGGCCACGGCCACCAGCCTGGACGAAGCGCGGCAGATCGCCGCTGCCGGCGTCGATGCCATCGTTGCCCAGGGCGTGGAAGCCGGCGGCCACCGCGGCACGTTCAAGCCCGAAGGGCATGACGAAGGCCTCGGCACCCTCGCGCTGGTACGGCTGTTGGTCCGCCATACCGCCCTGCCCGTGATCGCCACCGGCGGCATCATGGACGGCGCCGGCATTGCGGCGGCCCTGGCGCTGGGCGCGCAGGCCGCGCAACTCGGCACCGCCTTCGTGGCCTGCCCGGAGACCGTGGCCGACGCGCCCTACCGGGCCGCCTTGCTGGCGGACCGGCCGGCCAGCACCACGCTGACCCGCTCCATCTCCGGCCGGGCCGCGCGCGGCTTCGCCAACCGGCTGACGGCGCTGGGCGAGGCGGCGGACCGCCCGGCGATCCCCGATTACCCCATCACCTACGACGCCGGCAAGGCCCTGCATGCGGCGGCCAAGGCGCGCGGCAACGCGGACTACGCAGCGCAATGGGCGGGGCAAGCGGCGCCACTGGCGCGCGCCCTGCCAGCGGCGCAACTCGTGGCAACACTGCGCGAGGAGCTGGCGCAGACGATTGCGGCACTGAGCGGGGCGGGATTCGGCGCTAACTGA